The Rhea pennata isolate bPtePen1 unplaced genomic scaffold, bPtePen1.pri scaffold_44, whole genome shotgun sequence sequence ATCCACATACTCTGTTAAATCAGTTACACCCGGATGATCAATGGTACAGTGTGATAGATTTAAAGGATGCGTTTTGGGCATGTCCTTTggatgagagcagcagggattattttgcctttgaatgggaggaCCCGGATACCCATAGAAAACAGCAACTAAGATGGACTGTCCTCCCTCAAGGATTTACCGAATCCCCAAATTTATTTGGACAGGCCCTGGAACAGATTCTGCAGGACTATAATAAAGTGCCGGGAGTGACATTAGTACCGTATGTGGATGACCTGTTAATAGcaggaaaggatgaagaagtGGTAAGGCAGGCTAGCGTCCAGTTGTTAAATTTTCTTAGCCTGCAAGGGTtgaaagtttcaaaatcaaagttgcAGTTTGTAGAGAAGGAGGTAAGATATCTGGGTCATCGATTAAGTGGGGGGACTAAGAGACTGGATCCGGAGAGAATTAGTGGTATCCTGGCTCTGAAGGCCCCAACGACAAAGAGGCAAGTACGGCAATTGTTAGGATTAACTGGGTATTGTCGGCAGTGGATAGAGGATTATAGCGGAAAGGTCAAATTCCtctacaataaattaaataaggatGGATTACTTAAGTggacagaagaagatgaagagcatttaggaaaattaaaagaGGAGCTAATGCATCCCCCAGTATTAAGCTTTCCAGATTTAAGAAAGCCATTCTTTTTATTCGTAAACAGCACTGAGGGTACTGCCTATGGAGTACTTGCCCAAGAATGGGCAGGAAGTAAAAAGCCAGTTGCCTATTTATCCAAATTACTGGACCCGGTTAGCCGGGGCTGGCCTAGCTGTCTGCAGGTAGTGGTGGCAGCCGCCTTACTAGTAGAAGAAGCGCAGAAGATTACATTTGGAGGAGAAATTAAGGTAATATCCCCTCATAATATACGAGGGGTACtacaacaaaaagctgaaaaatggatCACGGATGCTAGATTATTAAAGTATGAAGGAATATTAATCTCCTCTCCAAAGTTAACCTTAGAAATGACTTCCTTACAAAATCCTGCTCAGTTCCTCTATGGAGAACCAAGCGAACCCTTAGAGCATAATTGCCTCCGAAATatagaagagcaaacaaaattgCAACCTGACTTGGAAGAGATGGAGTTACCTGAGGGCgagcaaatatttatagatgGCTCTTCAAGaatagttaaaggaaaaaggaaatcagggTATGCATTGGTGAATGGGAAGACACTCGAGGTGGTAGAATCAGGACCCTTGAGTCCAAGCTGGTCTGCTCAGGCTTGTGAGCTACATGCTATGCTGCGAGCTTTAAAGTTGTTAAAAGGCAAAAGCGGCACGATATACACAGATTCTAAATACGCTTATGGGGTAATACATACTTTCGGTAAAatctgggaagagaggggacTTGCCAACTCGCAGGGGAAGGGATTGATACACCAGGAACTGATTACTCAGGTCCTGCAGGCTATTAGAGAACCAAAAGAGATTGCTATAGTCCATGTAAAAGGACATCAGCGAGGTCTTTCTCCTcaaattagaggaaataatttggcaGATCAGGAAGCTAAACAAGCTGCCCTGATGAGTTTACAGGTTATAAAGATGAGGGAAGACCGTCCAAATTGTGGAAAGGATTTAAAGGAGTTACCATGTTATGATTGTTGGAAGGAATGGAGTGTCGGAAGAATACAGTGTAATTTCCTCGAGGAAGCGGCTGGGGACGAGGCCCCTGAATATGAACGCTGTTATTTGCACAGACCAGTTTACTCACTGTTTTGCTTTACGCCGCTAGAAAAGAACAAGATGGTACGAATGGGTATAAAAGAAGCTGACAAAGGAAAGTGGGTACTGCCGGATGGGCGAGAAGTACTCCCAAAGTCGGTGTCCTTGGGGGTGCTACGGAGGTTTCATGGGAACACGCACTGGGGAACTCAGGCATTGGTAGATCAATTTGCCACAAAGTATATGTGTGTAGGAATTTACAATATAGCAAAGAGGGTTGTGAATGACTGTATAACTTGTCGAAAAGTGAATGCTCGACATGTTAGAAAAAGGGTGTTGGGAGGTCGAGAACTGGCTCATCGACCTTTTGCAAAAATCCAATTAGATTTTACAGAACTTCCAAAAACAGGACGGTACAAATATGTGCTTGTGATTGTAGACCATCTCACACATTTTGTTGAAGCATTCCCTACGGCAAGGGCTACAGCTCAGACCGTGGTAAAAATATTACTTGAGAATATAATTCCCAGATACGGAATTGTAGAAACAATTGACTCTGATAGAGGTCCCCATTTCATAGCTAAGGTGTCCCGAGAAACTATGAAAGCTTTGGCAATAAGCTGGGAATATCATACTCTGTGGCATCCTCAAACCTCTGGAAAGGTGGAACGGATGaatggtgaaattaaaaaacagttaacaaaactTATGCTAGAAACTAAAGCGTCCTGGTTAAAATGCTTACCGCTTGCTTTATTAAACATACGAACGCAGCCCCGAACTGGCGTGGGGCTTTCAccttttgaaatgctttatgGTATGCCATATGATTTAGAGATGCCTCTTGACCACCCCAATTTGCAAGATACTCAATTACAACCCTACCTAACACAGTTAATGAGCCGACATAGacagttacagaaaagaggCCTAGTTGTGCAGCGACCCCCATTAGATATAGCCATACACCGAGTACAGCCCGGAGATAAAGTTctaatcaaaacatggaaagagactTCATTAGCACCTCGGTGGGAAGGCCCCTACGTTGTTttgcttactacagaaacaGCCGTtcggactgcagaaaaagggtggACTCATGTCAGCCATGTGAAAGGACCGatcctgggagaagagtggaGGGCGGTTCCAGGCTCCGCCGACTTAAAATTAACGCTTAAACGGACTCGATAAGTATTATTTCCCCTGTCCATGTGCCGTAACGAGAGAAGGGGCCCCACTCCTAGACAAAGGCTCTCTAACAGATTCCCCTGAAGAACACTACTGCTGCCGAGAAGAACCAATACCTTGTAGTTCGCTGCAACCGAACTGACAAGCGAGGCAGAGGAGTGCAGACGGTGGGGAGGTTAAGAGGCCAGGTAAAACATAACATTAGGAGAAATGGGCCCCGACTATCTCTTGCGGTACACGGGAATTAGCGTTATTATCATGGTCAGCTGCGGTATCCTACAACCACACCACCCCCATCGACCTTTTCAGTGGAGTCTAATTAGGTATGAAGATCAACAAATTATACAGCAAGTAACAACAGCAGGTGCCCCTAGTTTCCGCACTACACCGTGTAACCTAACTACAGAAACAATGTGTTTCAACCGATCAGGACTTTACTTCTGTCCAAGCTCTAACCCGGGGAGGGGGTATTGTAATTATCCAAATGAATACTATTGTGCATACTGGGGCTGTGAAACCATTGCTACAGACTGGAACCTGGGGCAGGCCGTGACAAGTTTTTAGAAGTGGTCTGTGGACCACTAGGATGTAGTCGTCGAGCAGATCCCCGCCAAGGATGGCGAGGACAAAATTTGGGATACACAGGACACTATAGGAACGAGGAGATTTGCAAGGTTCTGTATCTAAATGTAACCAAGCCGGAAGATATCAGCTGGttactagggaaaatgtggggcGTTAGATTCTATTCACACGGACCTGATAGGGGAGGCCTCATACtaataaaaaaggaggaggcCAAGATTTCCCAACCAGTCGGACCAAATGGCGTACTGTCAGGGGGAGTCCTAGAGGCCCGACCTACAAAAGCCCTTGGGCCAAACCTATCTACAACAACACCTCCCAATAGTGCAATAGAATCATTCCCTACAGATATAGTCCCCACCATTGCAGGGGAACATGGAATCACATCTGGGAACAGCATATGGAAAGTCATAGATGCTAGTTATCGAGTGTTGAatcaaacaaatccaaatataACCAGACGCTGCTGGTTATGTATTAGCATAAGACCCCCATATTACGAGGCCATCGGAGATTTAGGCGATCCCATCTACTCGAACGAAAGTAACCCCTCACAATGCTACTGGGGACAAGAAATCGGGATAACACTAACCCAGGTATCTGGAAGCGGTAGGTGCGTGGGTACTGTCCCCAGAGGAAAGGGCAATCTTTGTAACGTCACGGAGAATAGCGACCAGTCACATCAATGGTTAATTCCAGCCAATAACACGAGGTGGGTATGCTCATCAATAGGAGTCACTCCATGCTTATCATTAAAACTCTTCAATGCATCTCACGACTTTTGTGTACAAGTAATAATTATACCAAGGATTCTATACCACTCTGAGGAATAAATATATAGTCACCACACTGTAGCAGATTACCATCTCGAAAAGAGGGAACCAGTCACAACTGTAACTCTGGCCACATTAATGGTTTTAGGGGTTGCAGGAGCCGGTACTGGAGTTGCCTCGCTagtaaaacaaagccaagagtTCACCTCTCTGCGTATCGCAGTTGACGAAGATTTGGCCAGGATCGAGCAATCCATTTCAGCGTCAGATCAGATCCCTCTTGGAGGTAGTACTACAAAATCATAGGGGATTAGATTTGGTCTTTCTACAACAAGGAGGGCTTTGTGCCGCCCTGCGAGAGGAATGTTGTGTATATGCTGATCACACTGGAGTGGTAAGAGATACCATGATGAAACTCTAAGAGGgtctagaaaaatgaaaaagagaaaataaggctCGACAGAACTGGTATGAATCCTGGTTTAATCATTCACCTTGGCTCACCACCTTGTTGTCAACCATAGCAGTGCCTTTATTACTGTTAATGATAACGTTAACTTTTggaccatgtatttttaataaaataattgcaattgTGAAAGGCCACCTAGAAGCTGTACACCTAATGCTGGTGCATGCTAAGTATGAATCACTTGAACTAAACGGAGATGCGGACGCATTGGTGTTGAGTCACCAGGCGCTCCAGGaattcaatgaacaaaataagtaaccaaaaagaaaaaggagggattgtaataaattgtaactatttgttcattgtttaaaaggaggaataagccggtggagggggaggaggagttTTTACAACAaccagggttgagacatggtgtcagacaaataaattatggtaagcacaaaaagcttatatgaccccttgtggaaccggtGTCAGGGCcttagctatcttgcaggactatgaagagctgaagtaagcaacaagttGCTCGAAGGTCACCAAGAAGAAttcctttgaaagcaaaagggtaaagaagaaaagataagcaggcgcctgtaatcACTCACAGGACAGCATCCcaaagggagtcaacacaacagataagcaaacacctgtgatcactcacaaggagacagGCCAAAATGAAGAGACGGAGGAGGACtacggccttcctctccacgaccaccacAGCACTTCAGACGACCCCCctagcaactcacacatgcgcaaAACCCACCAGGAGATTACAACGAGTCCCAAAACTAGCAAACTATAAAAAGGGGACTGTATGTGAaggaggcgcgcgccgttggcggagctaagactccccggccgcccagcgctgttttgcttgtgactgcttacttaattaaataaattactgacatgatttaacaaactctccgtatgaattaaccttcaagagagcAACTTATGACatatagcgtcacattctatcgcgtcaaaaacattctatcacgacacattctctggcgtcacattctctcgcatcaCAAGCGTTCTATGGTGTTCCactctatgccgtcacaaacattctatcgcgtcacattctatcgcgtcacattctatcgcatcacaagcattctatggtgtcacattctgtcgcatcacaaacattctatcgcttcacattctatgttgtcacaaatattctatcgcatcaaaTTCTATGgtttcacattctattgcgtcacaaacattttatcgcatcacaatctatcgctcacattctatcgcatcacaagcattctattgcgtcacattctgtcgcgtcacaaacattctatcgcttcacattctatgttgtcacaaacattctatcgcgtcacagacattccatcgcgtcacattctaccatgtcacaaacattctattgctgcacattctatcgcgtaacaaacattctgtcgtgtcacattctatagtgtcacattctatcacatcaccaacattctgtggcgtcacagttatcacgtcacaaacatactatcgcgtcacaaatattctgtcacgtcaaaaacattctattgcgtcacattctatcgcgtcacattgtattgcgtgacattctatcgtgtcacattctatcgcatcacactctatcgcatcacaagcattctgtTGCatgacattctatcgcgtgacAAACATACTATCGCGTCaaaatctatgcatcacaagcattttatcgcatcacattctatgccgtcgcaaaaattctatcgcgtcacattctatcgcgtcacaagcattctaatgcgtcacattctatggcgtcacaaacattctatcacttcacattctatgttgtcacaaacattctatcgcgtgaAATTTTATGGCGTCACATATTATgtcgtcacaaacattccatcgcgtcaccTTCTATtaagtcacattctatcgcatcacaaacattctattgcatcacattctatcgcgtcacaagcattccatcgcgtcacattctctcgcgtcacattctctcgtgtcacattctctcgtgtcacaaacattctatcacgtcacattctatcacgtcacaaacattctatcgcatcacaaacattctatcacatcagaaacattctatcgcttcaaATTCTATCACATCCTTTCTGTCCCGTCACATATCACATTTAAGCAACCTAAGCCCCCAAGCAAAAAGGTCacatttttccactgaagtcCAGAGAAGTGGAACACTCCCTGCCTGGTCACATGTTAGCTTATAATCTAGAGGTGTGCAATGCTGAGGGAGATGTCTTCCACCTCAGGGTCCAAAAGCAGAATGGATCCCCCCCCAGGCATTCCCTTGGAAGGAATTTTTATGTCATCCCAAATTTATTCCTTCTAGATTCTCTGAGTAAGAGAACTTCTCAACAGTTGATTCATGTAGGACCACCATGCTCTTTgttattaaaagaaagttaACACATGACCttcttacctttctttttctaaaataagagcatttctttccacagagctttccctttcctcccattAGCACTCCACAGGCAGTGTCAAGGCCGCACACTTCTAAAGAGGTCCTGCAGTAGGCAGCGCTTTGTTTTGTACAAGTTGGAAGTTGTCTGTGCCCATTTCAACTGGCATGACCTCTAGGTACCACCCAAATCTTTCCTGAGTGCTTTCCTCAGGGCCTTCCtgagctccttgctctgcagacTGTAGGTGAGGGGATGGACCAGGGGTGTGAGGACAGGGTAGGAAGAAGGAGAACACCTTGTTGAGCTCTCTGAGTCTGAGGGTTCTGAGCAGCATGTGGACAATGATGAGGGAGCCATAGAAAACAGTGACGACAGTGAAGCGcgaggagcaggtggagaaGGCCTTCTGCGTGCCCATGCTGGAGGGGATCCTCAGGATGGCAATTATGATGGACACGTAGGAGGCCAGCGTGatcaggaaggggaagactGAATCCAGGAGAGTCAGGATGAAAGTTACTATTTTAACTACACTGGTGTCAGTGCAGGCGAGCTCCAGCAAAGGAgtaaaatcagagaagaagTTGTCAGTTGCAGCAGGGCCACAGAACTTTAACCTTGATAAGAAGACACTATAGACTATAGACTATATACTATAGACACTATAGACTATAGACTATAGACTACTATAGAAAAGACCAAACCCCCAGCCAAGACCCAGCTGCCATCAGGAGACAAACCTTCCAGGTCATGAGGCTTGCATAGAGCAGGGGCTGGCGTATGGCCAAGTACCCATCATAGGACATGGATGCCAGCAGGAAACACTCACTAGCTGCAAAACGAATGAGAAAATAGATCTGAGTCACACAACCCTGAGCAGAGATAGTCCTGTCCCCAGTCAGGAAGCTGGCCAACAGCTGGGGCAGGAtggtggagctgcagcaggtctCTACAAAGGACAGATTGCCCAAGAAGAAGTGGGCATACATGGGGGCACACATGGGGCTGTGCAGATGCCGGTctgccaccaccagcacaaCAATGAGGCTGTTCCCAACCACGGTCACCAAGTAGATCAGGAGCAAGAGTAGGAAGAGTGGTGTATGGAGTGAGGGGATGTTCCCCATTCCCAGCAGGAGGAATTCACTTGATGATGTGCAgttattccctttctctttctccatacGATGTTGTATGTGTACAACATCGACAAGGGTGACTATGAACTACTTGATGCCTTCTGTGCTCTTCAGCCATGTTTCCTAGGGCCACACCTCAGTCTACCATGTCTCTATTCTTTCCCTCGCATAAtagagcagaactgtgaggAAAGAACTGAGTCTAAGGAAATGCCAGGCCAAAAATCTGGGCATCTGAGGGAAAGAGTAAGTATGTGCGTGAGAGCTCACAGCACAAGTCTGGAAAAGCCAAGTGgcggtgaccctgctgaggtgCCAAAGATCCCAAGCCCTGAGCCGCAGGGCTGGATTCGGCCTCCTTTACTTGTATGTGGACTCCTGACATATTGCACagagtaaaatgaatttctgtgggagaagtggagaaagaaagtagaaataaatcaaaaggGGAGATTCGGGTCAGGAGTCTCAGCACTAAACATCTCTAACTATAGGTACATTTGCCACTTCTCTGGAAAGGCCATTTCTTCCATGACCATCAGCACCTGAGGGCATGCTCCTGATGGACTCCCATAAGCACTCAAGATGTTCCGTGCAGCCAGCTGGAGGGGCACAGATGGGACCCAGcccttcctgttcctcccaagcatgttgtttgaggaagtgctggaagagCATGCCTGACGGGATCCTCATGGCACTGCACTGCCTGGGGCTGTGAGAATAGCCCTGCACACAATTCCTGGACTAGGCACTTGGAGACAAGCAACCAACAGTGCTTATGGCAGTCCATCAGGAGCATGCCCTCAGGATGGGCAAAGAGACGTCAGGCTCAGGAGCCTCAGGAGCTGGCCACTCCAAGGACAGAGGAGAGGGGACAGAGGTTCCAGGCTATGGCCTGCAACTACCGCCTCCACACCCCTATGTActccttcctcctcaacctctccctcCTTGACCTTGTCACTGTCTCCACCACTATCCCCAAATCCATCAccaattccctgtgggacagcaaGTCCATTTCTTACTGGGGATCTGCTGCACAAGTCTTTCTACTTGTCTTCTTGTTAGGAGGAGAGTATTGTCTTCTTACAGTCATGGCCTACGATCGCTatgttgccatctgcagaccccTGTGCTTTGGGACCCTCAtgagcagcagagcttgtgtcaaaatggcagcagctgcctgggtcACTGCTCTTCTCTACTCTGTGCTGCAAACTGCCAACACATTTTCAATAACATTGTGCCAAGGCAACAGAtggaccagttcttctgcaAGATTCCCCacatcctcaagctctcctgctcacactcctacctcagggaagctgggcttattgtggttagtgcctgtttgttttttgtgttttatattttcatcgtgctgtcctacgtgcagattttcactgctgtgctgaggatcccctctgagcagggccagcacaaagccttttccatgtgcctcccacACCTGGCTGTGATCTCCCTATTTGtcagcactgcatttttttgcttACATGAAGcccccctccatctcctccccagctccggctctggtggtggctgttctgaACTCAGTGATGCCTCCAGCAGTGAActccctcatctacagcatgaggaacaaggaacTCAAGGATGCATGAGGAAACTGGTTCAATGGCTCCAATGGCAGCACCAATAACCATTCCATATGCATCCTCTCATCAGTCCCATGTCATCTGGCATCAAGGACCTgtgtgattcattttttttccttacttctcACTGATACTTtcttgtgaaaagaaagaaaaaagtttttatttgtgccatttctctcatttgAATATAACTCACAGACTATGTtgaagcagggagctgggcttcCCCCTTCACCATCAGAGATGGGAGAACCTCAGAGCCTGCTAGTCTGAACTCCCTTGGATGCCTGCAGTGCAATGAGgagattttccttttgcaaggTCTCTTTTGGCACTGACCTCAAGGGAGCTCAGGGGCACAGAGTCGGGTGCAGGCGAGTACAGGTGGGGTGAGACCATGGGTCCTGTGTCCATTAGGATAGCTCAGCTCCCCTGGCCACAGTCAGGGTGTGATCTTACAGCCCACTTCTGCAAGGGTGCAAGCAGCTGTCACCATCAGCTGGTCCCTTGCCTCTCCAGCACTCCAACACTACAAGTGGATGGGGACTAGGTTGGATGGGAGTCAGGCAGCAGCTTGTGAGAACAGATCCTGAGCTTGCCAGTATCCTCATACCACTGCCACAGCAGGCCTGTCCTTGCTGCAGCTTTGAGTGGGGGCTGCAGCTTTACTGGAGTCATATCCCTTCCCAGCAGCAGGAATTTCCCTTTTTGGAGCTGTTCTCTTCATTTCCATGCTGGACTTCTCTGCTCCATTCTGTGGATATAACCCAGGAGTTCTCATAACGTGGTGGGTTTGGGTTGTGTCACTAAGTTCATGTGTTCTGGAAGTACAGCAGGACGAGGCAAAGGGCACCCTTATGCCAGACCTGACctccataataataataatttccatAATAAAAGAGAATCTCCCCTGTGACGTGCCTGAAGTCTGACCTTTCTTCAGAAGATGGAGTCAAAAATACCCCATGGGATTGCACAGCTAAGGATTTGGCGTTCTGCTTGTGAACTCCATGGGATCTGGGAGGAAGCTCACTGTCTCTGGGTGACCTGTTGGGGACTGAGGGCTGCTCTCAGAGTGCATTTCTCAGTGACCAGTGCCAGTGGAGATGGGGAACGGTCTCTGAATTGCCTGCCCAGGTCTATCGCACAGATGGCAGTGCTGATGAAAGAGAGATACTCACCCTTCTGGAGGGGAATCTGAGTCCCAGGAGAGCTCAGAGGATCTCCAGGGACAACATGTGCCTGGGGGTGGGCACTGAGCGGAGCCTCACAAAGTGAGGGACAGTCCATGGTGGAGAACCGGAAGGTTAAGCATTAACTCCCGGTACATATGGCCAAAGGAGGACTCTGCAATCCCCGGAGAGGCAGTAGAGACTCAGGAGACTCCGGGAAGGGTCTCTAGAGGGTGATTCCTGCACCTTCAGTGAAACAACACAGGCTGGAGCTGGTGCCCACCCGAACACATCTCCTGCCATTGCAAACACCTTGGGGCCATTCTGAGCACTGTGCAAGAGCACACGCAGCGGCCAATAATATCAGCGGTGGTGATCCCTGTCCAGCTAGGTCTGCTTCCTGCCCGACCAGCATGGCCCATGGCCCCACTGTAGGGCTGCTCCACGATGGAAGCAGAGTGGGGAGCCAAGGGTTCTGGTAAGGTAGACATGACATGACCCACTGATGGGAGGAGGCCATCCTGAAGTGCCCAGAtaagaggagcagagcaagtAATGAGGGTCAAGCACAATCTGGCGATGGCCAGACAAGACTGGAGGCCTCCAACCAGCCCTATGTTGCCCAGGATCTTAGActggagacctccagaggtctcttcccaCCAGAACTACTCTGCAATTCCATGAATTCTTGCTCCTCAtcctctgctccagcacagctgccgGGGAAAGGTAAGTCCAACTGGGAGAGCCTCAGGGGAAAGAGCCAAAGATCCCTGGCTCACCCTTAGGTGTTGGAAAACTCCCTCTTGCATCTCGAGAAGTTCCATCTGCCTCTTCcaccctgccctgtgctccccTTCTGCTGGCCAAAGCAGAGTCCAGCATCGCCTGGGGACTCTCTTCCCCatagggaggagagagagggccTTCACCAGCCCCACACTGCCTTTTCCACCCTCAGCCTTTGCAGCTGTGCGTGCCTGGGTCTGCCCACTTCCCTTCACCATGATCATGGCTGCACTGAAGCCCATGAAAATTCTGATGCTCCTAACCTCAAGCAAAGATCCACCCCACACCTGGAGCCTGGCCAGCCACAAAGTCGTCAGCCATCCAATGTCCCAGCTGTGCTACCAAGGGCAGGAGTCTTCACCTCAACTGCCTTGTTCATCCTCTGCTCTGGGcaccactgctgctgtgctAGATTGCCGAAGGCAGCTCCAACTCCCTcgagggctgtgctggagaCATTCGGGAGCAGGCTTAGGTGTGGCTGGCACTGTGAGGGTGGGTTGGGAGAAGGCAGGTCCCCTCTATCATGATGGGACTGTGGGGCTGAGGTGAGGCTGGGCAGAACGTTTCCCTGGGGAGCTCCTCAAGGAACCGCTGTGGGAGATCCTCCACTTCCatcctggcagcagcaccagagCTATGGCTGCTTGGGTGGAAGTGCACAGAGAGTAGAAGGGGCATGGGCTGCCTGGGGGAACATCGCAACCTTGTCCATGCAAGCAGGGAAGGGGGTGAGGAATGCCAGAGttcagctggagctggcaccAGGGACCTCGGACATGGAAAGGGCTGGAGTATTATTAAA is a genomic window containing:
- the LOC134154795 gene encoding olfactory receptor 8G50-like, with the translated sequence MEKEKGNNCTSSSEFLLLGMGNIPSLHTPLFLLLLLIYLVTVVGNSLIVVLVVADRHLHSPMCAPMYAHFFLGNLSFVETCCSSTILPQLLASFLTGDRTISAQGCVTQIYFLIRFAASECFLLASMSYDGYLAIRQPLLYASLMTWKFCGPAATDNFFSDFTPLLELACTDTSVVKIVTFILTLLDSVFPFLITLASYVSIIIAILRIPSSMGTQKAFSTCSSRFTVVTVFYGSLIIVHMLLRTLRLRELNKVFSFFLPCPHTPGPSPHLQSAEQGAQEGPEESTQERFGWYLEVMPVEMGTDNFQLVQNKALPTAGPL